A window of the Syntrophothermus lipocalidus DSM 12680 genome harbors these coding sequences:
- a CDS encoding GntR family transcriptional regulator, with protein MPESRLIPVKLDTYKPLREVVFETLREAIINGTLKPGERMMEIQLAEQLGVSRTPVREAIRKLELEGFVVMIPRKGAYVAGISLKDIADVFEVRAAMEALAAGLAAERITAEELEEMERLLVRIGEHIEANRLEEVVEMDTLFHEALYKASRNLKLEQILQNLREQIQRFRSTSLAFPGRMKEALEEHKKIVEAISDRNTALAQQLAQEHIENAENSMLEALRRNGFDLK; from the coding sequence ATGCCGGAAAGCAGACTGATTCCTGTGAAACTGGACACGTATAAGCCTTTACGCGAGGTAGTGTTCGAAACCCTCCGGGAAGCTATTATCAACGGGACTCTCAAGCCCGGAGAAAGAATGATGGAGATTCAATTGGCTGAACAACTCGGTGTTTCCCGCACGCCGGTGAGAGAGGCTATAAGGAAGCTGGAACTTGAGGGGTTCGTGGTCATGATCCCTCGCAAAGGGGCATACGTTGCGGGCATTTCTTTAAAGGACATCGCCGATGTTTTTGAGGTTAGGGCAGCCATGGAAGCACTGGCCGCCGGGTTGGCGGCGGAGCGGATTACCGCTGAAGAATTGGAGGAAATGGAAAGGTTGTTGGTACGAATCGGTGAGCATATCGAGGCCAATCGTTTGGAAGAAGTGGTGGAAATGGATACCCTTTTCCATGAGGCTTTGTACAAGGCCAGCCGCAACCTAAAACTAGAACAAATACTTCAAAACCTGCGGGAACAGATACAGCGTTTTCGCAGTACTTCTTTGGCTTTTCCAGGACGGATGAAAGAAGCCTTGGAAGAACACAAGAAGATAGTGGAAGCTATTTCTGACAGGAATACAGCTTTGGCCCAACAGTTGGCTCAGGAACACATAGAGAACGCGGAGAACAGCATGCTGGAGGCATTGCGCAGGAACGGTTTCGACCTCAAGTAA
- a CDS encoding nucleotidyltransferase family protein, which yields MQEYDAVILAGGVNSAELRKYAPYDSEALIVIGRYPMVYYVYRAVRASQRIRNIVIVGPKQSLQEIFKKENNLRFAEPGQDSIDSLANGIEVLEGSGITDRVLVLPTDIPFITAEAIDDFISRCEGEEADFFYSIVNREVNEKRFPGVKRTYVRLKEGVFTGGNLFVIKSDKIASCVALAKQFVARRKNPFQMARLLGLGLAWKYLTRRLTIPDAEARFYRVVGIRGRAVISPFAEVGVDVDKPSDLWLAERILGVG from the coding sequence ATGCAGGAATACGATGCAGTAATCCTAGCAGGGGGGGTTAACTCGGCCGAATTAAGAAAGTATGCCCCTTATGACAGTGAAGCGTTGATCGTCATCGGCAGGTATCCCATGGTTTACTACGTTTACCGTGCGGTCCGGGCGTCGCAACGGATAAGAAACATAGTAATAGTTGGGCCGAAACAGTCTCTGCAGGAAATATTTAAGAAGGAAAACAACCTCCGTTTTGCTGAACCTGGGCAGGATTCTATAGACAGCTTGGCCAATGGAATCGAAGTGCTGGAGGGGTCCGGGATTACGGACCGAGTACTGGTACTGCCTACGGATATCCCCTTTATCACGGCCGAAGCTATAGATGATTTCATTTCTAGGTGTGAGGGAGAAGAAGCTGATTTTTTTTATTCAATAGTTAACCGAGAGGTGAATGAGAAAAGGTTTCCAGGAGTGAAGCGGACCTACGTGAGGCTGAAAGAAGGTGTTTTCACAGGGGGCAACCTGTTTGTGATAAAGAGCGATAAGATCGCAAGCTGTGTGGCCTTGGCCAAGCAGTTTGTGGCCCGCCGCAAGAACCCGTTCCAGATGGCTCGCCTTTTGGGCTTAGGCCTGGCTTGGAAGTATTTGACTCGCCGTCTTACTATTCCCGATGCCGAAGCCAGATTCTATCGGGTTGTAGGTATTCGAGGGCGGGCTGTAATATCTCCGTTTGCCGAAGTGGGAGTGGATGTAGACAAGCCCAGCGATCTCTGGCTGGCTGAAAGGATATTAGGTGTGGGATAA
- the glmU gene encoding bifunctional UDP-N-acetylglucosamine diphosphorylase/glucosamine-1-phosphate N-acetyltransferase GlmU, producing the protein MRGLAEIAVILAAGKGVRMKSNLPKVMHKVAGQPMVLHVVTAARRAGLNRAVLVVGHGREQLENELADRGLEFVVQDEQLGTGHALMQAERLIAPSDTVMVLCGDTPLLRAETLQALLEHHRGQGATATVLSTRLSDPTGYGRIVRDREGRLERIVEEKDAPPEIKAIDEINSGLYCFQAQAVFEALKEIKPDNAQGEYYLTDVLPVMIKNGLQVEVFLHSDAEEVHGINDRIQLAYAEKVLRRRKNQELMRNGVSMMDPDSTFIDMQVEVGPDTLIYPFTFIEGNTRIGSNCVIGPGTHIIDSVIADGVRIERSKLLECEIGEGCNIGPFGYIRPGTVLKRGVKVGDFVEIKKSVIDEGSKVPHLAYVGDAQVGKRVNIGAGTITCNYDGKNKYVTVIEDDAFIGSNTNLVAPVKIGRGATTGAGSTITKEVPPETLAVERARQKNIGGWAKRKNQAHDEG; encoded by the coding sequence GTGAGGGGATTGGCAGAGATTGCGGTTATTTTGGCCGCGGGTAAAGGCGTAAGGATGAAGTCTAACTTGCCTAAAGTAATGCATAAGGTTGCAGGTCAGCCTATGGTCCTGCATGTGGTAACCGCGGCCCGCAGGGCGGGTTTAAACAGGGCGGTCTTAGTGGTGGGACACGGGCGTGAACAACTGGAGAACGAGCTGGCCGACAGGGGTCTGGAGTTCGTGGTCCAGGACGAGCAGCTAGGAACAGGACATGCTCTGATGCAGGCGGAAAGACTGATTGCCCCTTCCGATACTGTGATGGTGCTGTGCGGAGATACTCCTCTTCTTCGGGCAGAAACTCTCCAGGCCCTGCTCGAACACCATCGGGGCCAAGGGGCAACGGCTACGGTTTTGAGCACGAGGCTATCCGATCCCACCGGGTACGGGAGGATTGTCCGCGACCGTGAAGGGAGGCTGGAACGGATAGTCGAGGAGAAAGATGCTCCGCCCGAAATCAAGGCTATTGATGAAATCAATTCGGGACTTTACTGTTTTCAGGCACAAGCGGTGTTCGAAGCCTTGAAAGAGATAAAACCGGACAATGCGCAGGGAGAATACTACTTGACCGATGTGCTTCCGGTGATGATTAAAAACGGGTTGCAGGTAGAAGTTTTCTTGCATTCTGATGCAGAAGAAGTGCACGGCATAAATGACAGGATCCAGCTGGCTTACGCCGAAAAGGTTTTGAGGCGGAGAAAAAACCAGGAACTGATGAGAAACGGGGTAAGCATGATGGATCCGGACTCCACGTTTATCGACATGCAGGTTGAAGTGGGGCCTGACACCTTAATCTACCCATTCACGTTTATCGAAGGTAACACCCGTATTGGCAGCAACTGCGTCATAGGTCCGGGTACTCACATAATCGATTCGGTGATCGCGGATGGGGTCAGGATAGAGAGGTCCAAGCTGTTGGAGTGCGAAATAGGCGAAGGCTGCAATATAGGACCGTTCGGATATATAAGGCCGGGGACGGTGCTCAAGAGAGGGGTCAAGGTAGGAGATTTTGTGGAGATAAAGAAGTCGGTCATCGACGAAGGCAGCAAAGTTCCACACCTGGCTTATGTGGGAGATGCCCAGGTGGGGAAAAGGGTTAACATAGGGGCCGGAACCATCACCTGTAACTACGATGGAAAAAACAAGTACGTTACGGTTATCGAAGATGACGCTTTTATCGGTAGCAATACTAATCTGGTAGCGCCGGTAAAGATCGGGCGGGGAGCGACAACCGGTGCCGGTTCGACGATAACCAAAGAAGTACCTCCTGAGACTTTGGCGGTGGAGAGGGCCAGACAAAAAAATATTGGCGGGTGGGCAAAGAGGAAAAACCAGGCCCACGACGAAGGATAA
- a CDS encoding ribose-phosphate diphosphokinase, with translation MNASRWRMKLFTGTAHVCLAQEVADYLGIHVGDAKVKRFIDGEISVAIDESVRGVDVFVLQPTCPPANENLMELLIMIDAFRRASAARINAVIPYYGYARQDRKTRARDPITAKLVSNLITTAGADRVVTVDLHAGQIQGFFDIPVDHLLGVPTIAEYFKNKGLGTDAVVLSPDVGGVRRARDLAERLGATIAIIDKRRPEPNVSEIMNVIGDVAGKQVIIIDDIIDTGGTIASAAKVMTDMGSKEVYVCCTHPVFSGPAIERMREAPIKEIVITNTIPVPPEKKLPNMVILSMAPLIGEAIIRIHEDLSVSKLFD, from the coding sequence ATGAATGCTTCCAGATGGAGGATGAAACTCTTTACGGGGACCGCTCATGTTTGTCTGGCCCAAGAGGTAGCCGATTACTTAGGAATCCACGTCGGCGATGCCAAGGTCAAAAGATTCATAGACGGTGAGATCAGCGTAGCCATAGATGAAAGCGTGCGCGGGGTCGACGTTTTTGTACTCCAACCCACTTGTCCCCCTGCTAACGAGAATCTGATGGAGCTTTTGATAATGATCGACGCCTTTCGCCGGGCATCGGCCGCGCGCATCAATGCCGTTATTCCCTATTACGGGTATGCCCGTCAAGATCGAAAAACCAGAGCTCGGGATCCCATCACTGCCAAGTTGGTGTCGAATCTTATAACCACGGCCGGAGCTGACCGCGTAGTAACGGTTGACCTTCACGCCGGGCAGATCCAGGGGTTTTTTGATATCCCTGTGGATCACCTGCTGGGAGTGCCCACCATCGCGGAGTATTTCAAGAATAAAGGGTTGGGAACGGACGCGGTGGTGCTGTCGCCTGATGTAGGGGGGGTCAGGAGAGCCCGGGACCTGGCCGAACGGTTAGGGGCGACCATCGCTATTATAGATAAAAGGCGACCGGAGCCTAACGTATCGGAGATCATGAACGTTATCGGCGATGTGGCCGGCAAGCAGGTTATCATCATAGACGATATCATAGACACCGGAGGAACCATAGCCAGTGCAGCCAAGGTTATGACTGACATGGGTAGTAAAGAGGTATATGTTTGCTGCACCCATCCGGTCTTTTCGGGGCCAGCCATAGAACGCATGAGGGAGGCCCCGATAAAAGAGATCGTTATCACCAACACCATACCCGTTCCTCCGGAGAAGAAGCTGCCCAATATGGTGATTCTTTCCATGGCTCCCCTTATCGGCGAAGCCATAATACGTATTCACGAAGACCTTTCGGTCAGCAAGCTTTTTGATTGA
- the pth gene encoding aminoacyl-tRNA hydrolase, whose product MKLVVGLGNPGKEYQGTRHNLGFMVVEELVRRHGVKRQEYKHSSVMAWLECHGEEVVVAKPLTYMNRSGQAVKPLVSALKLNLEDVLVICDDLDLETGRIRIRPRGGSGGHRGLASVISSLGTEEFARLRVGIGRPPTGEDVIDYVLDGFTASETETMARAIARAADAVETWIGQGIEKAMNTYNFSERCE is encoded by the coding sequence GTGAAACTGGTAGTCGGGTTGGGGAATCCGGGGAAGGAGTATCAGGGGACCCGCCATAACCTGGGTTTCATGGTGGTGGAAGAACTGGTCCGCCGCCACGGGGTTAAGAGACAGGAATACAAACACAGCTCGGTTATGGCTTGGCTGGAGTGCCATGGAGAAGAGGTGGTGGTAGCCAAGCCTCTTACATATATGAACCGTTCCGGACAAGCGGTAAAACCTTTAGTGTCAGCATTAAAGCTGAATCTGGAAGATGTCTTGGTAATATGCGATGACCTAGATCTGGAAACCGGGCGAATTCGTATTCGCCCCCGTGGGGGTTCGGGAGGCCACCGGGGGTTGGCCTCGGTGATTAGCAGCTTGGGAACCGAAGAGTTCGCCCGCTTGCGAGTGGGTATCGGAAGACCCCCCACGGGAGAAGATGTTATCGACTATGTGCTGGATGGCTTTACGGCGAGCGAGACAGAGACAATGGCCCGGGCCATAGCTCGCGCTGCAGACGCGGTGGAGACGTGGATAGGGCAGGGCATAGAAAAGGCCATGAATACGTATAATTTTTCAGAAAGATGTGAATAA
- the mfd gene encoding transcription-repair coupling factor has product MQLKVDVDIVRSLTTRVRPGRPGMISGLAGSARSFFLYLLATRTEDTLVCLVPLEEQAYDLHRELRGFLGPDAVCLYPSQDLVFWHEGRENSFSRMTRLSTLSRLASGHQQVKVLIATAGSLVTKVLSPQEFRRQTLTLAVKQEINLEKTMRRLVELGYQRCQVVTDPGSFGLRGGVLDVYPPDQTEPFRLELWADEIESIRSFDPLTQRSGKKLTSVSISPAGGTGSGQAAHLLDYVSQDSLVFLDERREFERCFHRQARRQEELLAAAKEKGFKTDDMDALFTWDEVEALINRHPVIYHAFFPGQLNIQPLEFYQHISQKEMEPFFAHPELTARRIKEWVGQGYSVAVAMSDRKMKNKIREELGLNTVPGVVVTDWDIEKGFISPTLKMAVLSDRDVWGKRPRRTGGPKKETGKLRLELDHLRVGDYVVHENHGIGLFQGITKMEVEGFAKEYLVIQYAGSDRLYLPVDKLEMLTRYTGPDDKEPRLSKLGGTDWEKTKNRVRESIREMAQELLRVYALRQTVPGFAFSPDTVWQKEFEDAFEYEETADQIRAVAEVKKDMETPRPMDRLICGDVGYGKTEVALRAAFKAVMDHKQVAILVPTTILAEQHYQTCLERFKNTPVVIEVLSRFRTPGQQKRILEDLKKGVIDIIIGTHRLLSRDVRFKDLGLLVVDEEHRFGVRQKERIKALKETVDALSLSATPIPRTLHMALTGLRDLSVIETPPPDRYPITTYVLEYNEDIIREAIRAEVERGGQVFAVHNRIQDIEMFRNHLQMLVPEVKMEVAHGRVPEDELADIMKRFLNQEFQVLVCTTIIESGLDMPNVNTLIVDEADRLGLAQLYQLRGRVGRSKRLAYAYFTYRPDKSVTEAAQKRLNAIREFTELGSGMKIALRDLEIRGAGNILGPEQHGYIAAVGFDLYCRLLEEETARLNGTAPRSEGDTLLDVRIDAFIPDDYVGDIGLKLQVYRRAMFAASIQEIDEIRAELKERFGSLPAPVENLLRLSRLRVCARSKDIKSISTNGGVLQIRLNRAIDGAAAKLRVLGQKIKAPVQSLDSFTISVPLEGGPNLELLEQILEAI; this is encoded by the coding sequence TTGCAGCTAAAGGTTGATGTCGACATCGTCAGGAGCCTGACCACTCGGGTAAGGCCGGGCAGGCCTGGTATGATCTCGGGGCTGGCGGGCAGCGCCCGCAGCTTTTTTTTGTACCTTTTGGCTACGCGTACTGAGGACACGCTGGTGTGCCTGGTTCCTCTCGAGGAGCAGGCTTATGATCTTCACCGGGAACTGCGTGGTTTTCTCGGCCCGGATGCGGTTTGCCTTTATCCCTCCCAAGACCTCGTGTTCTGGCACGAAGGGAGGGAGAACTCGTTCAGCCGCATGACCCGGCTCAGTACCTTGAGCCGTCTTGCTTCGGGGCATCAACAGGTCAAGGTGCTTATCGCTACAGCCGGTTCTCTCGTGACCAAGGTGCTTTCCCCACAAGAGTTTCGGAGGCAAACCCTAACCTTGGCGGTAAAGCAGGAGATCAATTTAGAAAAAACCATGCGGAGGCTGGTGGAACTAGGTTATCAAAGATGCCAGGTGGTGACCGACCCGGGTAGTTTCGGTTTGCGAGGGGGGGTACTGGACGTTTACCCTCCAGACCAAACAGAACCTTTTCGCTTGGAACTGTGGGCCGATGAAATCGAGAGTATTCGGAGCTTCGATCCGCTGACTCAAAGATCTGGCAAAAAGCTAACCTCAGTGTCCATTTCGCCAGCGGGGGGAACGGGTTCGGGGCAGGCTGCTCATCTCCTCGATTACGTCTCCCAAGATAGCCTAGTTTTTTTGGATGAACGGCGAGAGTTTGAACGGTGCTTTCACCGACAGGCTCGCCGGCAGGAGGAGTTGCTGGCAGCGGCCAAGGAGAAGGGCTTTAAAACAGATGACATGGACGCGCTTTTTACCTGGGATGAAGTCGAGGCCTTGATAAACCGGCATCCGGTGATATACCACGCTTTTTTCCCCGGGCAGCTAAACATACAACCTTTAGAGTTTTACCAGCATATATCTCAAAAAGAAATGGAACCCTTTTTTGCTCACCCCGAATTAACAGCCAGGCGGATAAAAGAGTGGGTTGGGCAAGGTTACTCGGTGGCCGTAGCCATGAGCGACCGGAAGATGAAGAATAAGATCAGGGAGGAACTTGGGCTCAATACTGTTCCAGGAGTCGTGGTTACCGACTGGGACATAGAAAAAGGCTTTATCAGTCCCACCCTGAAAATGGCGGTTTTGTCGGACAGAGACGTCTGGGGTAAGAGGCCGCGGAGGACAGGCGGGCCCAAAAAGGAAACAGGGAAGCTCAGGTTAGAGTTGGACCATCTGCGAGTGGGGGATTACGTGGTCCACGAGAATCACGGCATAGGGCTGTTTCAAGGAATCACCAAGATGGAGGTGGAAGGGTTTGCCAAGGAATACCTGGTCATCCAATATGCAGGCAGTGACCGCCTGTACCTGCCTGTAGACAAACTGGAAATGTTGACCAGGTACACCGGACCTGATGATAAAGAGCCCCGTCTTTCTAAGCTCGGGGGGACGGACTGGGAGAAAACCAAAAACCGGGTACGGGAATCGATCCGCGAAATGGCGCAAGAACTTTTGCGTGTATATGCTCTTCGCCAAACGGTCCCGGGGTTTGCTTTTTCGCCTGACACGGTATGGCAGAAGGAGTTCGAAGATGCATTTGAGTACGAAGAGACGGCGGACCAGATTCGGGCTGTTGCAGAAGTAAAAAAAGACATGGAAACGCCGCGGCCTATGGACCGGCTTATCTGCGGAGACGTGGGCTACGGGAAGACGGAGGTGGCTCTTAGGGCAGCGTTTAAAGCGGTCATGGATCACAAACAGGTCGCAATTCTGGTTCCCACTACGATCCTAGCCGAACAGCACTACCAGACCTGCCTGGAAAGGTTCAAGAATACCCCGGTCGTTATCGAGGTATTGAGCCGTTTTCGGACTCCGGGTCAGCAGAAACGCATCCTGGAAGATTTGAAGAAGGGGGTTATCGACATCATTATCGGTACCCACCGTTTGCTGTCCCGGGATGTCCGGTTTAAGGATCTGGGATTGCTGGTGGTGGACGAAGAGCACCGGTTTGGAGTAAGGCAAAAGGAGAGGATAAAGGCATTAAAAGAGACGGTGGACGCACTCAGTTTATCCGCTACTCCCATTCCCCGAACTTTGCACATGGCCTTGACCGGCCTGAGGGATCTTTCGGTAATAGAGACCCCTCCTCCTGACCGTTACCCTATCACCACTTATGTGCTGGAATACAACGAAGACATAATCCGGGAGGCGATTAGGGCCGAGGTGGAAAGAGGGGGGCAGGTCTTCGCGGTTCACAACCGGATTCAAGATATTGAGATGTTTAGGAACCACCTGCAGATGCTGGTGCCCGAAGTAAAGATGGAGGTAGCCCACGGGCGGGTTCCCGAAGATGAGCTGGCCGATATAATGAAGCGGTTCCTTAATCAGGAATTTCAGGTATTGGTATGCACCACCATTATCGAGTCGGGCTTGGACATGCCCAATGTCAACACCCTTATCGTGGACGAGGCTGACCGTTTAGGGCTGGCTCAGTTATACCAGTTGCGGGGACGGGTAGGCCGTTCCAAGCGCCTGGCCTACGCTTATTTCACTTACCGCCCGGACAAATCGGTTACGGAAGCGGCCCAAAAGAGGTTAAACGCCATCAGAGAGTTTACCGAACTCGGATCCGGCATGAAGATCGCGTTGCGGGATTTAGAAATCAGAGGGGCCGGAAACATACTGGGGCCCGAGCAGCACGGCTATATAGCAGCTGTAGGGTTTGACCTGTACTGCCGGTTGCTGGAAGAAGAGACGGCTCGCTTGAATGGTACGGCCCCTAGGAGTGAAGGTGATACTCTGCTGGATGTCAGGATAGATGCCTTTATACCCGACGATTATGTCGGGGACATAGGGCTCAAGTTGCAGGTGTACCGGAGGGCCATGTTTGCGGCCAGCATACAAGAAATCGACGAAATTCGTGCAGAATTAAAAGAGCGTTTCGGGAGCCTGCCGGCTCCGGTTGAAAACCTGCTGCGCCTTTCTCGCTTAAGAGTGTGTGCCAGGAGCAAAGATATAAAAAGTATTTCAACCAACGGAGGGGTGCTTCAAATAAGACTTAACCGGGCTATAGACGGGGCAGCCGCCAAGCTTCGCGTTCTAGGGCAGAAGATAAAGGCGCCTGTCCAATCTTTGGACAGCTTCACTATTTCCGTACCCCTCGAAGGTGGCCCCAACCTGGAGTTGCTCGAACAGATACTGGAAGCAATCTAG
- the spoVT gene encoding stage V sporulation protein T, protein MKATGIVRRIDDLGRVVIPKEIRRTLRIREGDPLEIFVDREGEVILKKYSPIGELGDFAQEYADSLHEAIGQIALIADRDNIIAVAGAPKKEFMNKPIGPAVEKTLEDRRVAVMNEIGDHSYCKGCPVLESGDGNCKITSQVIAPIISQGDPIGAVIIMSKEPGVKMGDLEQKLAETAAGFLAKQMEQ, encoded by the coding sequence ATGAAAGCAACAGGTATCGTAAGGCGAATAGATGATCTGGGCCGGGTAGTGATACCAAAGGAAATAAGGAGGACCTTACGTATACGGGAAGGCGATCCCCTGGAGATCTTCGTAGATCGGGAAGGCGAAGTCATTCTCAAAAAATACTCTCCTATCGGCGAATTAGGAGACTTTGCCCAAGAATATGCAGATTCTTTACATGAAGCCATCGGGCAGATTGCTCTGATTGCGGATCGGGACAATATCATCGCCGTGGCCGGAGCCCCCAAAAAGGAGTTTATGAACAAACCTATTGGTCCGGCCGTGGAGAAGACTCTCGAAGACCGGCGGGTAGCGGTTATGAACGAGATCGGTGATCACTCTTACTGCAAAGGTTGTCCTGTGTTGGAATCGGGAGACGGGAACTGCAAAATAACCTCCCAGGTTATTGCTCCTATCATTTCGCAAGGGGACCCGATCGGAGCGGTAATAATAATGTCAAAGGAGCCAGGAGTAAAGATGGGGGACTTAGAACAGAAACTGGCCGAGACGGCAGCCGGGTTTTTGGCTAAACAAATGGAGCAGTAA
- a CDS encoding putative polysaccharide biosynthesis protein, whose translation MVKKQNFLVGAFILAVAGAVSKALGAVYRIPLARLIGGEGMGLYQMAYPIYTTILALATAGVPVAISVLVARKETEGLRGDSRRIFRVSLVGLALLGLVLSIVVWQGAGFLARNILHEPRAVYPIMAIAPAIFFSGLMSVFRGYFQGYQWMVPTAVSQVVEQIFRVTFVLILAYLLFPRGLEYAAAGATFGAVVGGIAGLIFLLYSYIRFRRQMKRDSGVLPCSRESSVELGWQVVKLAVPISFGAVVVPLVQMLDAVIVPGRLMASGYSTSQATALYGQLSGMASVLINLPTIFTIAIATSLVPAVSEVAARKDWSELRARVNNGVRAAMLISLPSAAGLYVLARQITDLLFASPEAGIPLEPLAFSVIVLAAFQVSSASLQGLARPDIPLRNLIITGLLKVFFNYYLTGTFLAIRGPAIGTVVAFFVGSCLNFYELRKISRVSFEGKRFIKLVVATTLMGVGVKMAYQGFVAQGLYSYYSTVLAIGAGVLLYGGILFVIRELDIKTIRSLIKV comes from the coding sequence ATGGTAAAAAAACAGAACTTCCTGGTGGGAGCTTTCATCCTAGCAGTAGCCGGAGCAGTCAGTAAAGCCTTGGGGGCAGTTTACCGTATTCCGCTGGCGAGGCTCATAGGAGGAGAAGGGATGGGCTTGTACCAGATGGCCTATCCCATTTATACTACTATCTTGGCCCTAGCTACCGCTGGGGTTCCGGTAGCCATATCGGTTTTGGTGGCAAGAAAAGAGACTGAGGGTTTAAGGGGAGATAGCCGCCGGATCTTCCGGGTTTCACTGGTAGGACTGGCTCTCCTCGGGCTTGTTCTTTCCATCGTGGTTTGGCAGGGGGCCGGTTTTTTGGCTCGCAATATTCTACACGAGCCGCGGGCCGTATACCCGATTATGGCGATAGCCCCAGCCATCTTTTTTTCAGGCCTTATGTCCGTATTCCGCGGGTATTTTCAGGGCTACCAGTGGATGGTGCCTACAGCCGTATCCCAGGTAGTAGAACAGATATTCCGGGTGACTTTCGTATTGATTCTGGCCTACCTCCTGTTTCCGCGCGGCCTGGAATATGCAGCGGCCGGAGCTACTTTCGGGGCTGTGGTCGGCGGGATAGCAGGACTCATTTTCTTGCTCTATTCTTATATCCGTTTTCGCCGGCAAATGAAAAGGGATTCGGGCGTACTGCCTTGTTCTAGGGAGAGCTCTGTGGAGTTGGGTTGGCAGGTGGTCAAGCTTGCGGTTCCCATATCCTTCGGAGCGGTAGTAGTGCCGCTAGTACAGATGCTGGACGCGGTTATCGTTCCCGGTCGTTTGATGGCATCGGGTTATTCTACGAGTCAGGCCACCGCCCTGTACGGCCAGCTGTCAGGGATGGCTTCGGTTCTTATCAACCTTCCTACCATTTTCACCATAGCTATTGCTACCAGTTTGGTTCCGGCTGTATCTGAGGTCGCAGCGCGTAAGGATTGGTCCGAATTGCGGGCTCGCGTAAACAACGGGGTTAGGGCCGCCATGCTCATTTCTCTGCCCTCGGCCGCCGGCCTCTACGTGCTGGCCCGGCAGATAACAGACCTGCTTTTTGCCAGTCCCGAAGCCGGCATACCGCTTGAACCCCTGGCCTTCTCCGTTATAGTACTGGCCGCTTTTCAGGTATCGAGTGCTTCCCTTCAGGGTTTAGCAAGACCCGACATACCGCTCCGTAACTTGATCATAACCGGCCTGCTGAAAGTTTTCTTCAATTACTATCTTACAGGGACCTTTCTAGCAATAAGAGGGCCGGCTATCGGAACGGTGGTCGCCTTCTTTGTGGGATCATGCCTTAATTTCTATGAACTAAGGAAGATCAGCCGCGTATCTTTCGAAGGGAAGAGATTTATTAAGCTGGTAGTGGCAACCACCCTCATGGGGGTTGGCGTCAAGATGGCCTACCAGGGTTTTGTTGCTCAAGGACTGTATTCGTACTATTCTACCGTCCTCGCAATCGGCGCAGGGGTTCTCCTCTATGGAGGGATTCTTTTTGTCATTCGCGAACTCGATATTAAGACTATACGAAGCCTAATCAAGGTTTAA